A single region of the Sorghum bicolor cultivar BTx623 chromosome 9, Sorghum_bicolor_NCBIv3, whole genome shotgun sequence genome encodes:
- the LOC8067301 gene encoding probable serine/threonine-protein kinase WNK2 produces the protein MPPTPPETDTEPEFAEVDPTGRYGRYTEVLGKGAFKTVYKAFDQLEGLEVAWNQIKVGDLLRNNDDLERLRSEVRLLKTLKHKNIIKFYNSWLDRRNNNINFITEVFTSGTLRQYRIKHKKVDIRALKKWSRQILSGLVYLHSHDPPVIHRDLKCDNIFVNGNQGEVKIGDLGLATILDNARSAHSIIGTPEFMAPELYDEEYNELVDIYAFGMCLLELVTFEYPYCECSNAAQIYKKVSDGEKPGSLAKIDDPEVKLFIEKCIAKATERLSAKELLMDPFLLDVSDEKIFYPLHPNINTSDTGSPKPSSSFRYDRVASSVGRHDRSGSMSDSHPSDNYVHDTMDPHAAIGRSITVESQRKDLNTIFLKLRIADSTGHAQNIHFPFDIEADTSISVATEMVVQLDLTDQDVTAIAEMIDAEIRSHIPDWAAEESIDNQGDEAAHSETHSSEGDEGTSELRDDVDASHNGFVQEQLPSGRKYWSDSPRRDGEISQLVVEPEIGHSIANGIPKRNKIDGTVSCARDKEDQSFGPSIHPVRGMFGRISSSVDLSNSSVVDSMSREASVGSSPRSLDDEREHNSDCHLVADVTERLINLLAQQQEELSALQRKHKADIEDMLKTVPAQAREETLTRCRLKMEQKNRANKP, from the exons ATGCCACCCACGCCGCCGGAGACGGACACGGAGCCGGAGTTCGCCGAGGTCGACCCCACCGGCCGCTACGGGCGG TACACGGAGGTTCTTGGCAAGGGCGCCTTCAAGACGGT ATACAAGGCTTTTGATCAACTTGAAGGGCTAGAAGTTGCTTGGAACCAGATCAAAGTGGGAGATTTACTTCGGAACAATGATGATTTGGAGAGGCTGAGATCAGAAGTGCGGTTGCTTAAAACCCTCAAGCATAAAAACATAATAAAGTTCTACAATTCATGGCTTGACAGAAGAAACAACaatataaatttcatcacagAGGTCTTCACATCAGGGACGTTGCGCCA GTACCGGATTAAGCACAAGAAGGTAGACATTAGAGCTTTGAAGAAATGGTCAAGGCAAATCTTGAGTGGTCTTGTCTACTTGCACAGCCACGATCCACCAGTAATCCATAGAGACTTAAAATGTGACAATATATTTGTGAATGGAAACCAGGGTGAGGTAAAGATTGGAGACCTTGGTTTAGCAACTATCCTGGATAATGCACGTTCAGCTCATAGCATCATTG GTACACCGGAATTCATGGCACCGGAGCTCTATGACGAGGAATATAATGAGCTTGTAGACATCTATGCTTTTGGGATGTGTTTACTGGAGCTTGTTACATTTGAGTACCCATATTGTGAATGTTCGAATGCAGCACAGATATACAAAAAAGTATCTGAT GGTGAAAAGCCAGGTTCACTGGCTAAGATTGATGATCCTGAAGTGAAGTTATTTATAGAGAAATGCATTGCTAAAGCCACTGAAAGACTTTCAGCAAAAGAACTCTTAATGGATCCTTTTCTCCTAGATGTTAGTGATGAAAAAATATTCTATCCACTGCATCCAAATATTAATACATCAG ATACTGGTAGTCCAAAACCAAGCTCTAGTTTCAGATATGACAGAGTAGCATCATCTGTGGGCCGCCATGATCGCTCAG GTAGCATGTCAGATTCACATCCTTCTGATAACTATGTACATGATACCATGGATCCACATGCTGCAATTGGTCGAAGTATCACAGTCGAGAGTCAACGGAAGGATTTGAATACAATATTTTTGAAGCTGCGGATTGCTGATTCAACAG GTCATGCCCAGAACATCCACTTCCCCTTTGATATTGAAGCGGACACTTCAATCAGTGTTGCAACTGAGATGGTTGTGCAGCTCGATCTCACAGATCAAGATGTAACGGCAATTGCAGAAATGATAGATGCTGAAATACGTTCACATATTCCTGATTGGGCAGCAGAGGAATCAATTGACAATCAAGGGGATGAAGCTGCTCATTCTGAGACCCATAGTTCAGAAGGTGACGAGGGAACTTCGGAATTGCGTGATGATGTTGATGCCTCACATAATGGTTTTGTTCAAGAACAGCTTCCTTCTGGACGAAAGTACTGGTCGGATTCACCCAGGAGAGACGGTGAAATATCTCAATTGGTGGTGGAACCTGAAATTGGTCATAGTATTGCCAATGGAATACCAAAGAGGAACAAAATAGATGGCACTGTGAGCTGTGCAAGAGATAAGGAAGATCAGTCCTTCGGCCCTTCCATCCATCCTGTTCGAGGCATGTTTGGACGAATATCGTCATCTGTGGACTTGTCAAACTCATCTGTGGTCGACAGCATGTCTAGGGAAGCTTCTGTTGGTAGCAGCCCTCGCTCTTTAGATGATGAGCGGGAGCACAATTCTGATTGCCATCTGGTAGCAGATGTCACTGAGAGGTTAATAAACCTGTTGGCTCAGCAGCAAGAGGAGCTTAGTGCGCTGCAAAGGAAGCACAAGGCAGACATAGAGGACATGTTGAAAACTGTACCTGCACAGGCTCGGGAAGAGACCTTAACTCGATGCCGCTTGAAGATGGAACAGAAAAACAGAGCCAACAAACCTTAG
- the LOC8068655 gene encoding uncharacterized protein LOC8068655 translates to MLDHHVSSYTHRSGGGGDQPTAAPSPCDLAAVDDVAGNGSHKPGKAVTASVYRAKIAGHSRVVTVSWSRDLLSHAFSVAISGADGASAECRVELRPWQFWRRAGSRRVELCGGASTAPAPVRVLWDLRRARFGAGVPEPRCGYFVALEAAGEVVLVQGDMRRDALRRAAPCPAAEAEAVPVARREHVFGRRRFVAKARFHDQGDVHDIAIECGGGGEGGDADVEMTIAIDGEEAVQVKHLQWKFRGNQSLTFSRAKVEVFWDVHDWLFSAGTRPALFIFRPIVLSSASAPAGMAAGMLDGTVAATTGFCLYLYAWKLD, encoded by the coding sequence ATGCTGGACCACCACGTGTCGTCCTACACGCaccggagcggcggcggcggcgaccagcCCACGGCGGCGCCCTCACCCTGCGACCTCGCGGCCGTCGACGACGTCGCGGGCAACGGCAGCCACAAGCCAGGCAAGGCCGTGACGGCGTCCGTGTACCGCGCCAAGATCGCCGGCCACTCGCGCGTCGTGACGGTGTCCTGGTCCCGGGACCTCCTGTCGCACGCCTTCTCCGTCGCCATCTCCGGGGCCGACGGCGCGTCCGCGGAGTGCAGAGTAGAGCTCCGGCCGTGGCAGTTCTGGCGCCGGGCGGGTTCGCGGCGCGTGGAGCTCTGCGGCGGCGCGTCGACGGCCCCGGCGCCCGTGCGCGTGCTCTGGGACCTCCGGCGCGCGCGGTTCGGCGCCGGTGTCCCCGAGCCACGGTGCGGCTACTTCGTGGCGCTGGAGGCGGCGGGCGAGGTGGTGCTGGTGCAGGGCGACATGCGGCGCGACGCGCTGCGGCGCGCGGCGCCGTGCCCCGCCGCCGAGGCCGAGGCCGTCCCCGTGGCGCGGCGGGAGCACGTGTTCGGCCGGCGAAGGTTCGTGGCCAAGGCGCGGTTCCATGACCAGGGCGACGTGCACGACATCGCCATCGAGTGCGGTGGTGGCGGTGAGGGTGGCGACGCCGACGTCGAGATGACCATCGCCATTGACGGCGAGGAGGCCGTGCAGGTGAAGCACCTGCAGTGGAAGTTCAGAGGCAACCAGTCGCTGACCTTCAGCCGGGCAAAGGTGGAGGTGTTCTGGGACGTCCACGACTGGCTCTTCAGCGCCGGCACCAGGCCGGCGCTCTTCATCTTCAGACCGATCGTGCTGTCCAGCGCGTCGGCGCCGGCGGGGATGGCCGCCGGGATGCTCGACGGCACGGTGGCTGCCACCACCGGCTTCTGCTTGTACCTCTACGCGTGGAAGCTCGACTAA
- the LOC110430238 gene encoding uncharacterized protein LOC110430238: protein MGFTQSAHEATVYRRGSGRSVLLVGVYVDDLIITGAEEEEVNSFKAQMKERFDMSDLGLLCFYLGVEVRQDARGITLRQTHYAKRILELGEMVGCNPAHTPMEEKLRLSRESKAEEVDSTHYRRLVGSLRYLVHTRPDLAFAVGYVSRFMERPTVEHLQAVKRILRYVAGTLEYGLHYKRAPGTARFIGYCDSDLAGDIDTSKSTSGTMFFLGDCLVTWQSIKQRVVALSSCEAEYIATASAATQALWLSRLLGELLGKEVDVVELKVDSKSALALAKNPIFHDRSKHIRIKYYFIRDCLEDGSIKASHIPTTDQLADILTKSLGKAKFQEMRRRIGLEQINQH from the coding sequence ATGGGCTTCACCCAGAGCGCGCACGAGGCGACTGTGTATCGGCGGGGCAGCGGACGCTCTGTCCTGCTCGTCGGGGTATACGTCGACGACCTCATCATCACCggcgctgaggaggaggaggtcaaCAGCTTCAAGGCGCAGATGAAGGAAAGGTTCGACATGAGCGACCTTGGCTTACTCTGCTTCTATCTCGGCGTCGAGGTGCGTCAGGATGCCAGGGGCATCACTCTCCGCCAGACTCACTATGCCAAGCGGATCCTCGAGCTCGGCGAGATGGTTGGCTGCAATCCGGCGCACACGCCCATGGAAGAGAAGCTTCGCCTGAGCAGGGAGAGCAAGGCTGAGGAGGTGGACTCCACGCACTACCGGCGGCTTGTCGGTAGCCTCCGGTACCTCGTGCATACCCGGCCGGACTTGGCGTTTGCCGTCGGGTACGTGAGCCGGTTCATGGAGCGGCCCACGGTGGAGCATCTGCAGGCGGTGAAGCGCATCCTCCGCTACGTTGCTGGGACTCTGGAGTAtggtcttcactacaagagggcTCCTGGAACAGCGCGCTTCATCGGCTACTGTGACAGCGACCTTGCCGGTGACATCGATACAAGCAAGAGCACCAGTGGGACTATGTTCTTCTTGGGCGATTGTCTGGTCACCTGGCAGTCAATCAAGCAGAGAGTGGTGGCCTTGTCAAGCTGCGAGGCAGAATACATTGCTACTGCCTCTGCTGCAACTCAAGCATTATGGTTGTCCAGACTGCTCGGGGAGCTGCTGGGCAAAGAAGTTGATGTGGTGGAGTTGAAGGTGGACAGCAAGTCTGCTTTAGCTCTGGCCAAGAACCCAATCTTCCATGACAGGAGCAAGCACATAAGAATCAAGTACTACTTCATCAGAGACTGCCTGGAAGATGGAAGTATCAAGGCCAGCCACATCCCTACTACTGATCAGCTTGCAGACATACTCACCAAGTCTCTGGGAAAGGCCAAGTTTCAGGAGATGAGGAGGAGGATTGGACTGGAGCAGATCAACCAGCATTAG
- the LOC8068656 gene encoding RNA polymerase II transcription factor B subunit 5, with protein sequence MVNAIKGLFISCDIPMAQFIVNLNASMPPSERFIVHMLDPTNMFVQPHVAHMIRSKIGEFRDQNSYEKPQ encoded by the exons ATGGTTAACGCAATCAAGGGGCTGTTCATCTCCTG TGATATACCTATGGCACAGTTCATTGTTAACCTGAACGCCTCGATGCCACCATCGGAGAGGTTCATTGTGCACATGCTTGATCCTACCAACATGTTTGTGCAGCCTCATGTGGCGCACATGATCAGGAGTAAGATAGGGGAGTTCAGGGATCAAAACAGCTACGAGAAGCCACAGTGA
- the LOC110430229 gene encoding LOW QUALITY PROTEIN: uncharacterized protein LOC110430229 (The sequence of the model RefSeq protein was modified relative to this genomic sequence to represent the inferred CDS: inserted 2 bases in 1 codon; deleted 1 base in 1 codon), protein MFLSCGRSRHLQRRAACLHEEEEQEEEEEEEEKEEEEEEEEKKEKEKEKKKEKEKIIAMEMAQPTTPPPSGDGHAPATTSAAAASMEAMSSSLFWGDHAVVLYGGWPGARGLGSYLLFVLAXALAALAEALTRAVSTYVTHRWRHRRGGDVAPALVLTAVHAVRKGTAYLLMLAVVSFNGGVLLAAALGFLFTRSWASTSPHVRTFFFLFLLWFGVLGMRGFVVSGIRRRGLGEADWTSDGSGFIDGELGWCNTFNWQEPTVGALPSR, encoded by the exons ATGTTTCTATCCTGTGGTCGAAGTCGGCATCTCCAAAGGCGAGCAGCCTGTttgcacgaggaggaggagcaggaggaggaggaggaggaggaggagaaggaggaggaggaggaggaggaggagaagaaggagaaggagaaggagaagaagaaggagaaggagaagataaTCGCGATGGAGATGGCGCAACCGACGACACCTCCACCCAGCGGTGACGGCCACGCGCCGGCGACGACGTCAGCGGCAGCAGCTTCCATGGAGGCGATGTCGTCGTCCCTGTTCTGGGGCGACCACGCGGTGGTGCTGTACGGGGGCTGGCCGGGCGCGCGTGGCCTCGGGTCCTACCTGCTCTTCGTGCTCGC CGCCCTCGCCGCGCTCGCCGAGGCGCTC ACGCGCGCGGTGTCCACCTACGTCACCCACCGCTGGCGCCACCGCCGCGGAGGCGACGTCGCCCCGGCGCTGGTGCTGACGGCGGTCCACGCGGTGCGGAAGGGCACCGCGTACCTCCTGATGCTCGCCGTCGTGTCGTTCAACGGCGGCGTGCTCCTCGCCGCCGCGCtcggattcctcttcacccgGAGCTGGGCCAGCacg TCACCTCATGTGAGgactttcttcttcctcttcctcctatgGTTTGGGGTTCTAGGAATGAGGGGATTTGTTGTTTCTGGGATTAGAAGGAGGGGCCTAGGGGAGGCTGATTGGACTAGCGATGGCAGCGGGTTCATCGATGGCGAGCTCGGGTGGTGCAATACATTCAATTGGCAAGAGCCGACGGTAGGGGCACTACCGAGCAGGTAG
- the LOC8068658 gene encoding cysteine protease XCP1 encodes MASSSARPVVAAVLLLCLLCGGSAWLQAAAEARPPHHMDSDSDDFFSIVGYSPEDLVHHDRLIKLFEEWVAKYRKAYASFEEKLHRFEVFKDNLHHIDEANKKVTTYWLGLNAFADLTHDEFKATYLGLRQPETKKTTDSRFRYGGVADDDVPASVDWRKKGAVTDVKNQGQCGSCWAFSTVAAVEGINQIVTGNLTSLSEQELVDCSTDGNNGCNGGVMDNAFSYIASSGGLRTEEAYPYLMEEGDCDDKARDGEQVVTISGYEDVPANDEQALVKALAHQPLSVAIEASGRHFQFYSGGVFNGPCGSELDHGVAAVGYGSSKGQDYIIVKNSWGSHWGEKGYIRMKRGTGKPEGLCGINKMASYPTKDQ; translated from the exons ATGGCTTCGTCCTCTGCTCGTCCGGTCGTTGCTGCCGTGCTCCTGCTGTGCCTGCTGTGCGGCGGCAGCGCGTGGCtgcaggcggcggcggaggctcgCCCGCCGCACCACATGGACAGCGACAGCGACGACTTCTTCTCCATCGTTGGGTACTCGCCGGAGGACCTGGTTCACCACGACCGCCTCATCAAGCTGTTCGAGGAGTGGGTGGCCAAGTACCGCAAGGCGTACGCGAGCTTCGAGGAGAAGCTCCACCGCTTCGAGGTGTTCAAGGACAACCTGCACCACATCGACGAGGCCAACAAGAAGGTCACCACCTACTGGCTCGGCCTCAACGCCTTCGCCGACCTCACCCACGACGAGTTCAAGGCCACCTACCTCGGCCTCCGACAGCCGGAGACGAAGAAGACGACAGACAGTCGTTTCAGGTACGGTGGCGTGGCCGACGACGATGTGCCGGCGTCGGTGGACTGGCGGAAGAAAGGCGCGGTGACGGACGTGAAGAACCAGGGGCAGTGCGGCAGCTGCTGGGCCTTCTCAACGGTGGCCGCCGTGGAGGGGATCAACCAGATCGTGACGGGCAACCTCACGTCGCTGTCGGAGCAGGAGCTGGTGGACTGCAGCACCGACGGGAACAACGGATGCAACGGCGGCGTCATGGACAATGCCTTCTCCTACATCGCCTCCAGCGGCGGGCTCCGCACCGAGGAGGCCTACCCGTACCTCATGGAGGAAGGCGACTGCGACGACAAGGCACGCGACGGCGAGCAGGTCGTCACCATCTCCGGGTACGAGGACGTGCCGGCGAACGATGAGCAGGCGTTGGTTAAGGCCCTCGCTCACCAGCCCCTCAGCGTCGCCATCGAGGCGTCCGGCAGGCACTTCCAGTTCTACAGCGGG GGCGTGTTCAATGGGCCGTGCGGGTCGGAGCTGGACCATGGAGTGGCGGCGGTGGGGTATGGCAGCAGCAAGGGGCAGGACTACATCATCGTGAAGAACTCGTGGGGAAGCCATTGGGGGGAGAAGGGCTACATCCGCATGAAGAGGGGCACCGGCAAGCCGGAGGGTCTCTGCGGCATCAACAAGATGGCGTCCTACCCAACCAAGGATCAGTAG